Proteins from a single region of Haloarcula laminariae:
- a CDS encoding ABC transporter ATP-binding protein has protein sequence MAEPIRFEGVSKSYGDVVALDSVDLELRPGEIHCLVGPNGSGKTTLLDLLLGLTRPTSGTVTVPDVSLGCSFQSPTFYPGLTVTENLDVFARLSGCPDEAWRERLRDVFGLDRVGGQVAGTLSGGWQKKLDLALGFLKRPTYLLLDEPFSELDDASKRRLLDFLSEFCTEDRTALVVTHHVRQFEGAVDRLTVFDGGEIRYDGGVGPDERARDRYLDALGLD, from the coding sequence TCCTACGGGGACGTGGTCGCCCTCGACTCGGTCGACCTCGAACTCCGGCCCGGCGAGATACACTGCCTGGTCGGCCCAAACGGCAGCGGGAAGACGACCCTTCTCGACCTCCTGCTGGGGCTGACCCGCCCGACCAGCGGCACCGTCACCGTGCCCGACGTGTCGCTGGGCTGTAGCTTCCAGTCCCCGACGTTCTATCCGGGGCTGACGGTGACCGAGAACCTCGACGTGTTCGCTCGCCTGTCGGGCTGCCCCGACGAGGCGTGGCGCGAGCGGCTGCGTGACGTGTTCGGGCTCGACCGGGTCGGCGGACAGGTCGCCGGGACGCTGTCGGGCGGGTGGCAGAAGAAGCTCGACCTCGCACTGGGCTTTCTGAAACGGCCCACCTATCTCCTGCTGGACGAGCCGTTCAGCGAACTCGACGACGCCTCCAAACGCCGGCTGCTGGACTTTCTGTCGGAGTTTTGCACCGAGGACCGGACCGCCCTCGTCGTCACCCACCACGTCAGGCAGTTCGAGGGCGCCGTCGACCGCCTGACCGTCTTCGACGGCGGGGAGATACGGTACGACGGTGGCGTCGGCCCCGACGAACGCGCCCGCGACCGGTATCTAGACGCGCTCGGTCTGGACTGA